One stretch of Nicotiana tabacum cultivar K326 chromosome 18, ASM71507v2, whole genome shotgun sequence DNA includes these proteins:
- the LOC107767581 gene encoding uncharacterized protein LOC107767581 isoform X6, with product MQHWIVDAIDSEENRKRLKVKVRDVLNLSGEECIVLEFDYLDEPFGEAQGLIAGFCGILATDCALFPIHFEKWPYLPISYFDHVFDRIVKKRFCFKTVESVARRYVYNSIWKKWSANRLNLWRAFYDPLKSKAQIMENIPAGIPRDQWTSFVDYRFKETTLMAETGRAQLYLDTHKKQDGTYVNEAAKEICEKIELVLSQSTVDESEVSPNDVVGEVLGKEHSGRVRCLGLGAVPSKVFKHARPRFGGMNASSSDASCLNHCQENYNKLLNAHNQSQENYKQMMNAFKAYMIMKEGTIPEQFAEFFASPPTTPRDAASGSLSPTAQEDHLMAIIQVKTIEVFYN from the exons ATGCAACATTGGATTGTAGATGCTATAG atTCAGAAGAAAATAGGAAGAGGCTCAAAGTGAAAGTTAGGGATGTTCTAAATTTATCTGGTGAAGAATGCATCGTGCTTGAATTCGATTACCTGGACGAACCATTTGGAGAAGCACAAGGCCTTATTGCTGGCTTTTGTGGAATTTTAGCAACTGATTGCGCCTTATTTCCAATTCACTTTGAGAAATGGCCATATTTACCTATATCATACTTTGACCATGTATTTGATCGAATTGTAAAG aaacggtTTTGTTTTAAGACAGTCGAGTCAGTTGCACGGCGTTATGTTTATAATTCTATTTGGAAAAAGTGGAGCGCGAATAGGCTAAACTTGTGGAGAGCATTCTATGATCCACTCAAAAGTAAAGCTCAGATTATGGAAAATATTCCGGCTGGGATTCCACGGGATCAGTGGACTTCATTTGTTGATTACCGTTTTAAAGAAACAACTTTG ATGGCTGAGACTGGACGCGCACAGCTTTATCTTGATACTCATAAGAAACAAGATGGAACATATGTGAATGAGGCGGCAAAGGAGATATGT gaaaaaattgagcTTGTTTTGAGCCAAAGCACGGTGGATGAGTCTGAAGTTTCGCCGAATGATGTTGTTGGTGAAGTGCTAGGAAAAGAGCACTCTGGAAGGGTAAGGTGCTTAGGATTAGGAGCTGTCCCTAGCAAAGTTTTTAAACATGCAAGACCTCGTTTTGGTGGTATGAATGCTTCAAGTAGTGATGCTTCATGTTTGAACCATTGCCAAGAGAACTACAATAAATTGTTGAATGCTCACAACCAAAGCCAAGAGAACTACAAACAAATGATGAATGCTTTCAAGGCATATATGATAATGAAAGAAGGGACAATACCGGAGCAATTTGCGGAGTTCTTTGCTTCTCCTCCTACAACG CCTAGAGATGCAGCTAGTGGATCCCTATCACCCACGGCGCAAGAAGATCATCTGATGGCAATAATCCAAGTGAAAACAATTGAAGTTTTTTATAATTGA
- the LOC107767581 gene encoding uncharacterized protein LOC107767581 isoform X7, with protein MQHWIVDAIDSEENRKRLKVKVRDVLNLSGEECIVLEFDYLDEPFGEAQGLIAGFCGILATDCALFPIHFEKWPYLPISYFDHVFDRIVKMAETGRAQLYLDTHKKQDGTYVNEAAKEICEKIELVLSQSTVDESEVSPNDVVGEVLGKEHSGRVRCLGLGAVPSKVFKHARPRFGGMNASSSDASCLNHCQENYNKLLNAHNQSQENYKQMMNAFKAYMIMKEGTIPEQFAEFFASPPTTPRDAASGSLSPTAQEDHLMAIIQVKTIEVFYN; from the exons ATGCAACATTGGATTGTAGATGCTATAG atTCAGAAGAAAATAGGAAGAGGCTCAAAGTGAAAGTTAGGGATGTTCTAAATTTATCTGGTGAAGAATGCATCGTGCTTGAATTCGATTACCTGGACGAACCATTTGGAGAAGCACAAGGCCTTATTGCTGGCTTTTGTGGAATTTTAGCAACTGATTGCGCCTTATTTCCAATTCACTTTGAGAAATGGCCATATTTACCTATATCATACTTTGACCATGTATTTGATCGAATTGTAAAG ATGGCTGAGACTGGACGCGCACAGCTTTATCTTGATACTCATAAGAAACAAGATGGAACATATGTGAATGAGGCGGCAAAGGAGATATGT gaaaaaattgagcTTGTTTTGAGCCAAAGCACGGTGGATGAGTCTGAAGTTTCGCCGAATGATGTTGTTGGTGAAGTGCTAGGAAAAGAGCACTCTGGAAGGGTAAGGTGCTTAGGATTAGGAGCTGTCCCTAGCAAAGTTTTTAAACATGCAAGACCTCGTTTTGGTGGTATGAATGCTTCAAGTAGTGATGCTTCATGTTTGAACCATTGCCAAGAGAACTACAATAAATTGTTGAATGCTCACAACCAAAGCCAAGAGAACTACAAACAAATGATGAATGCTTTCAAGGCATATATGATAATGAAAGAAGGGACAATACCGGAGCAATTTGCGGAGTTCTTTGCTTCTCCTCCTACAACG CCTAGAGATGCAGCTAGTGGATCCCTATCACCCACGGCGCAAGAAGATCATCTGATGGCAATAATCCAAGTGAAAACAATTGAAGTTTTTTATAATTGA
- the LOC107767581 gene encoding uncharacterized protein LOC107767581 isoform X2, whose protein sequence is MPDSYASNISRCIDLDQKRIFGLKSHDCHIIMEQLLPIAIHNVLPNHVVAVLVEFSSFFRHLCLKNLSLSDLEKLQDRIVITLSHLEMLFPPSFFTVMVHLTVHLVDEIIQGGPVHYRWIYFVERFLGHLKSLVGNKPQAEGSIAESYIFEEALILCSRYFEDIECRVNRPKRFSDEPNHSNASERSSMFPQQGKPVGGSTTFSLTPLEKTQAHRYVLLNCAAVKPFIEQHIKRSSRGRRPSAIEVERRVTKEFSDWFPKRICRRPSVGTTCKSQFRGMYNQPCQFKQQQSRLRRFHHSSVRQFRQQKSQLHWFRPHHSLVRQFRPHNNWLHWFKSHHNRLRPFILHHSRLRPFSLHHSRLCPFRPYHNRLHPFRPYHSQLHQFRSHHTLHHPESVLNVSQCNIGL, encoded by the exons ATGCCAGATAGTTACGCAAGTAATATATCTCGTTGTATTGATTTGGATCAAAAACGAATCTTTGGATTAAAAAGCCATGATTGTCACATCATTATGGAACAATTGTTGCCGATTGCAATTCATAATGTGCTTCCAAACCACGTTGTTGCAGTTTTGGTAGAGTTTTCTTCCTTTTTTAGACATCTTTGTCTGAAAAACTTGAGCCTCTCGGACCTAGAAAAGCTACAAGATCGGATTGTAATCACTCTTTCCCACCTGGAGATGTTGTTCCCTCCATCATTTTTTACTGTAATGGTACACTTAACCGTCCATCTAGTGGATGAAATAATACAAGGTGGCCCAGTACATTACCGGTGGATATATTTTGTAGAAAG ATTCTTAGGTCATTTGAAGTCCCTGGTAGGAAATAAACCACAAGCAGAAGGTTCTATAGCTGAAAGTTACATATTTGAAGAAGCTCTAATTCTTTGTTCTCGGTATTTTGAGGATATTGAGTGTAGAGTAAATAGGCCTAAGCGTTTCAGTGATGAACCAAATCATAGCAATGCTTCTGAAAGGTCATCTATGTTCCCTCAACAAGGTAAACCGGTTGGAGGCTCCACAACATTCTCCTTGACTCCTTTGGAGAAAACTCAAGCTCATCGCTATGTGTTACTCAATTGTGCTGCAGTGAAGCCATTTATTGA GCAACACATCAAAAGGAGTTCAAGAGGGCGAAGACCTTCAGCAATAGAGGTAGAGAGAAGAGTTACTAAAGAGTTCTCTGATTGGTTTCCAAAGCGA ATATGCCGAAGACCAAGCGTTGGCACAACTTGCAAAAGTCAATTCAGGGGAATGTACAACCAGCCCTGTCAGTTCAAGCAACAACAAAGCCGGCTTCGTCGGTTCCATCACAGTTCGGTTCGTCAGTTCAGGCAACAAAAAAGCCAGCTTCATTGGTTCAGGCCACATCACAGCTTGGTTCGTCAGTTCAGGCCACATAACAATTGGCTCCATTGGTTCAAGTCGCATCACAACCGACTTCGTCCTTTCATTCTGCATCACAGCCGACTTCGTCCTTTCAGTCTACATCACAGCCGACTTTGTCCTTTCAGACCGTATCACAATCGGCTTCATCCTTTCAGACCATATCATAGCCAACTTCATCAGTTCAGGTCGCATCACACCCTGCACCATCCAGAAAGCGTATTGAACGTGAGTCAATGCAACATTGGATTGTAG
- the LOC107767581 gene encoding uncharacterized protein LOC107767581 isoform X1 has product MPDSYASNISRCIDLDQKRIFGLKSHDCHIIMEQLLPIAIHNVLPNHVVAVLVEFSSFFRHLCLKNLSLSDLEKLQDRIVITLSHLEMLFPPSFFTVMVHLTVHLVDEIIQGGPVHYRWIYFVERFLGHLKSLVGNKPQAEGSIAESYIFEEALILCSRYFEDIECRVNRPKRFSDEPNHSNASERSSMFPQQGKPVGGSTTFSLTPLEKTQAHRYVLLNCAAVKPFIDEFRQHIKRSSRGRRPSAIEVERRVTKEFSDWFPKRICRRPSVGTTCKSQFRGMYNQPCQFKQQQSRLRRFHHSSVRQFRQQKSQLHWFRPHHSLVRQFRPHNNWLHWFKSHHNRLRPFILHHSRLRPFSLHHSRLCPFRPYHNRLHPFRPYHSQLHQFRSHHTLHHPESVLNVSQCNIGL; this is encoded by the exons ATGCCAGATAGTTACGCAAGTAATATATCTCGTTGTATTGATTTGGATCAAAAACGAATCTTTGGATTAAAAAGCCATGATTGTCACATCATTATGGAACAATTGTTGCCGATTGCAATTCATAATGTGCTTCCAAACCACGTTGTTGCAGTTTTGGTAGAGTTTTCTTCCTTTTTTAGACATCTTTGTCTGAAAAACTTGAGCCTCTCGGACCTAGAAAAGCTACAAGATCGGATTGTAATCACTCTTTCCCACCTGGAGATGTTGTTCCCTCCATCATTTTTTACTGTAATGGTACACTTAACCGTCCATCTAGTGGATGAAATAATACAAGGTGGCCCAGTACATTACCGGTGGATATATTTTGTAGAAAG ATTCTTAGGTCATTTGAAGTCCCTGGTAGGAAATAAACCACAAGCAGAAGGTTCTATAGCTGAAAGTTACATATTTGAAGAAGCTCTAATTCTTTGTTCTCGGTATTTTGAGGATATTGAGTGTAGAGTAAATAGGCCTAAGCGTTTCAGTGATGAACCAAATCATAGCAATGCTTCTGAAAGGTCATCTATGTTCCCTCAACAAGGTAAACCGGTTGGAGGCTCCACAACATTCTCCTTGACTCCTTTGGAGAAAACTCAAGCTCATCGCTATGTGTTACTCAATTGTGCTGCAGTGAAGCCATTTATTGA TGAATTTAGGCAACACATCAAAAGGAGTTCAAGAGGGCGAAGACCTTCAGCAATAGAGGTAGAGAGAAGAGTTACTAAAGAGTTCTCTGATTGGTTTCCAAAGCGA ATATGCCGAAGACCAAGCGTTGGCACAACTTGCAAAAGTCAATTCAGGGGAATGTACAACCAGCCCTGTCAGTTCAAGCAACAACAAAGCCGGCTTCGTCGGTTCCATCACAGTTCGGTTCGTCAGTTCAGGCAACAAAAAAGCCAGCTTCATTGGTTCAGGCCACATCACAGCTTGGTTCGTCAGTTCAGGCCACATAACAATTGGCTCCATTGGTTCAAGTCGCATCACAACCGACTTCGTCCTTTCATTCTGCATCACAGCCGACTTCGTCCTTTCAGTCTACATCACAGCCGACTTTGTCCTTTCAGACCGTATCACAATCGGCTTCATCCTTTCAGACCATATCATAGCCAACTTCATCAGTTCAGGTCGCATCACACCCTGCACCATCCAGAAAGCGTATTGAACGTGAGTCAATGCAACATTGGATTGTAG
- the LOC107767581 gene encoding uncharacterized protein LOC107767581 isoform X4, which yields MPDSYASNISRCIDLDQKRIFGLKSHDCHIIMEQLLPIAIHNVLPNHVVAVLVEFSSFFRHLCLKNLSLSDLEKLQDRIVITLSHLEMLFPPSFFTVMVHLTVHLVDEIIQGGPVHYRWIYFVERFLGHLKSLVGNKPQAEGSIAESYIFEEALILCSRYFEDIECRVNRPKRFSDEPNHSNASERSSMFPQQGKPVGGSTTFSLTPLEKTQAHRYVLLNCAAVKPFIEQHIKRSSRGRRPSAIEICRRPSVGTTCKSQFRGMYNQPCQFKQQQSRLRRFHHSSVRQFRQQKSQLHWFRPHHSLVRQFRPHNNWLHWFKSHHNRLRPFILHHSRLRPFSLHHSRLCPFRPYHNRLHPFRPYHSQLHQFRSHHTLHHPESVLNVSQCNIGL from the exons ATGCCAGATAGTTACGCAAGTAATATATCTCGTTGTATTGATTTGGATCAAAAACGAATCTTTGGATTAAAAAGCCATGATTGTCACATCATTATGGAACAATTGTTGCCGATTGCAATTCATAATGTGCTTCCAAACCACGTTGTTGCAGTTTTGGTAGAGTTTTCTTCCTTTTTTAGACATCTTTGTCTGAAAAACTTGAGCCTCTCGGACCTAGAAAAGCTACAAGATCGGATTGTAATCACTCTTTCCCACCTGGAGATGTTGTTCCCTCCATCATTTTTTACTGTAATGGTACACTTAACCGTCCATCTAGTGGATGAAATAATACAAGGTGGCCCAGTACATTACCGGTGGATATATTTTGTAGAAAG ATTCTTAGGTCATTTGAAGTCCCTGGTAGGAAATAAACCACAAGCAGAAGGTTCTATAGCTGAAAGTTACATATTTGAAGAAGCTCTAATTCTTTGTTCTCGGTATTTTGAGGATATTGAGTGTAGAGTAAATAGGCCTAAGCGTTTCAGTGATGAACCAAATCATAGCAATGCTTCTGAAAGGTCATCTATGTTCCCTCAACAAGGTAAACCGGTTGGAGGCTCCACAACATTCTCCTTGACTCCTTTGGAGAAAACTCAAGCTCATCGCTATGTGTTACTCAATTGTGCTGCAGTGAAGCCATTTATTGA GCAACACATCAAAAGGAGTTCAAGAGGGCGAAGACCTTCAGCAATAGAG ATATGCCGAAGACCAAGCGTTGGCACAACTTGCAAAAGTCAATTCAGGGGAATGTACAACCAGCCCTGTCAGTTCAAGCAACAACAAAGCCGGCTTCGTCGGTTCCATCACAGTTCGGTTCGTCAGTTCAGGCAACAAAAAAGCCAGCTTCATTGGTTCAGGCCACATCACAGCTTGGTTCGTCAGTTCAGGCCACATAACAATTGGCTCCATTGGTTCAAGTCGCATCACAACCGACTTCGTCCTTTCATTCTGCATCACAGCCGACTTCGTCCTTTCAGTCTACATCACAGCCGACTTTGTCCTTTCAGACCGTATCACAATCGGCTTCATCCTTTCAGACCATATCATAGCCAACTTCATCAGTTCAGGTCGCATCACACCCTGCACCATCCAGAAAGCGTATTGAACGTGAGTCAATGCAACATTGGATTGTAG
- the LOC107767581 gene encoding uncharacterized protein LOC107767581 isoform X3, giving the protein MPDSYASNISRCIDLDQKRIFGLKSHDCHIIMEQLLPIAIHNVLPNHVVAVLVEFSSFFRHLCLKNLSLSDLEKLQDRIVITLSHLEMLFPPSFFTVMVHLTVHLVDEIIQGGPVHYRWIYFVERFLGHLKSLVGNKPQAEGSIAESYIFEEALILCSRYFEDIECRVNRPKRFSDEPNHSNASERSSMFPQQGKPVGGSTTFSLTPLEKTQAHRYVLLNCAAVKPFIDEFRQHIKRSSRGRRPSAIEICRRPSVGTTCKSQFRGMYNQPCQFKQQQSRLRRFHHSSVRQFRQQKSQLHWFRPHHSLVRQFRPHNNWLHWFKSHHNRLRPFILHHSRLRPFSLHHSRLCPFRPYHNRLHPFRPYHSQLHQFRSHHTLHHPESVLNVSQCNIGL; this is encoded by the exons ATGCCAGATAGTTACGCAAGTAATATATCTCGTTGTATTGATTTGGATCAAAAACGAATCTTTGGATTAAAAAGCCATGATTGTCACATCATTATGGAACAATTGTTGCCGATTGCAATTCATAATGTGCTTCCAAACCACGTTGTTGCAGTTTTGGTAGAGTTTTCTTCCTTTTTTAGACATCTTTGTCTGAAAAACTTGAGCCTCTCGGACCTAGAAAAGCTACAAGATCGGATTGTAATCACTCTTTCCCACCTGGAGATGTTGTTCCCTCCATCATTTTTTACTGTAATGGTACACTTAACCGTCCATCTAGTGGATGAAATAATACAAGGTGGCCCAGTACATTACCGGTGGATATATTTTGTAGAAAG ATTCTTAGGTCATTTGAAGTCCCTGGTAGGAAATAAACCACAAGCAGAAGGTTCTATAGCTGAAAGTTACATATTTGAAGAAGCTCTAATTCTTTGTTCTCGGTATTTTGAGGATATTGAGTGTAGAGTAAATAGGCCTAAGCGTTTCAGTGATGAACCAAATCATAGCAATGCTTCTGAAAGGTCATCTATGTTCCCTCAACAAGGTAAACCGGTTGGAGGCTCCACAACATTCTCCTTGACTCCTTTGGAGAAAACTCAAGCTCATCGCTATGTGTTACTCAATTGTGCTGCAGTGAAGCCATTTATTGA TGAATTTAGGCAACACATCAAAAGGAGTTCAAGAGGGCGAAGACCTTCAGCAATAGAG ATATGCCGAAGACCAAGCGTTGGCACAACTTGCAAAAGTCAATTCAGGGGAATGTACAACCAGCCCTGTCAGTTCAAGCAACAACAAAGCCGGCTTCGTCGGTTCCATCACAGTTCGGTTCGTCAGTTCAGGCAACAAAAAAGCCAGCTTCATTGGTTCAGGCCACATCACAGCTTGGTTCGTCAGTTCAGGCCACATAACAATTGGCTCCATTGGTTCAAGTCGCATCACAACCGACTTCGTCCTTTCATTCTGCATCACAGCCGACTTCGTCCTTTCAGTCTACATCACAGCCGACTTTGTCCTTTCAGACCGTATCACAATCGGCTTCATCCTTTCAGACCATATCATAGCCAACTTCATCAGTTCAGGTCGCATCACACCCTGCACCATCCAGAAAGCGTATTGAACGTGAGTCAATGCAACATTGGATTGTAG
- the LOC107767581 gene encoding uncharacterized protein LOC107767581 isoform X5: MPDSYASNISRCIDLDQKRIFGLKSHDCHIIMEQLLPIAIHNVLPNHVVAVLVEFSSFFRHLCLKNLSLSDLEKLQDRIVITLSHLEMLFPPSFFTVMVHLTVHLVDEIIQGGPVHYRWIYFVERFLGHLKSLVGNKPQAEGSIAESYIFEEALILCSRYFEDIECRVNRPKRFSDEPNHSNASERSSMFPQQGKPVGGSTTFSLTPLEKTQAHRYVLLNCAAVKPFIEYAEDQALAQLAKVNSGECTTSPVSSSNNKAGFVGSITVRFVSSGNKKASFIGSGHITAWFVSSGHITIGSIGSSRITTDFVLSFCITADFVLSVYITADFVLSDRITIGFILSDHIIANFISSGRITPCTIQKAY; encoded by the exons ATGCCAGATAGTTACGCAAGTAATATATCTCGTTGTATTGATTTGGATCAAAAACGAATCTTTGGATTAAAAAGCCATGATTGTCACATCATTATGGAACAATTGTTGCCGATTGCAATTCATAATGTGCTTCCAAACCACGTTGTTGCAGTTTTGGTAGAGTTTTCTTCCTTTTTTAGACATCTTTGTCTGAAAAACTTGAGCCTCTCGGACCTAGAAAAGCTACAAGATCGGATTGTAATCACTCTTTCCCACCTGGAGATGTTGTTCCCTCCATCATTTTTTACTGTAATGGTACACTTAACCGTCCATCTAGTGGATGAAATAATACAAGGTGGCCCAGTACATTACCGGTGGATATATTTTGTAGAAAG ATTCTTAGGTCATTTGAAGTCCCTGGTAGGAAATAAACCACAAGCAGAAGGTTCTATAGCTGAAAGTTACATATTTGAAGAAGCTCTAATTCTTTGTTCTCGGTATTTTGAGGATATTGAGTGTAGAGTAAATAGGCCTAAGCGTTTCAGTGATGAACCAAATCATAGCAATGCTTCTGAAAGGTCATCTATGTTCCCTCAACAAGGTAAACCGGTTGGAGGCTCCACAACATTCTCCTTGACTCCTTTGGAGAAAACTCAAGCTCATCGCTATGTGTTACTCAATTGTGCTGCAGTGAAGCCATTTATTGA ATATGCCGAAGACCAAGCGTTGGCACAACTTGCAAAAGTCAATTCAGGGGAATGTACAACCAGCCCTGTCAGTTCAAGCAACAACAAAGCCGGCTTCGTCGGTTCCATCACAGTTCGGTTCGTCAGTTCAGGCAACAAAAAAGCCAGCTTCATTGGTTCAGGCCACATCACAGCTTGGTTCGTCAGTTCAGGCCACATAACAATTGGCTCCATTGGTTCAAGTCGCATCACAACCGACTTCGTCCTTTCATTCTGCATCACAGCCGACTTCGTCCTTTCAGTCTACATCACAGCCGACTTTGTCCTTTCAGACCGTATCACAATCGGCTTCATCCTTTCAGACCATATCATAGCCAACTTCATCAGTTCAGGTCGCATCACACCCTGCACCATCCAGAAAGCGTATTGA